The Kribbella amoyensis genomic sequence GTTCCCGGACTCGAAGGCCCGCCGGTACAACTACTACAAGCCGCAGAAGCGCAAGCAGAGCCACTACGAGGACGTCACCGTCGAGGTCCAGCCCGACCCGCGGCACTACCTCAGCCAGGGCTGGCTGTACGGGTTCTCCGACGGCCGCGGCGGCTACCCGATGGACTGGACCGTGCTGAAGGCCTGGGGTTCGGACCAGCCGAGCCCGCACCGTGGACCGGGCAGCGGCGGGATGTTCGTCGAGGAGTGGCCGGCCACCGGCTGGCACGAGTTCCGCGATCCGAACGAGGAGTGGGAGCTCACCCTCTACCGGTACAACTCGAACGTGGTCCGCCAGGTCACCCAGAACATCGAGTCGGCCCGGCAGGCGAAGGCCTTCGACCAGTGGAACCCGAACTGGGTCCGGTTCGTCGAGCAGCACGTCGGCGCCTGGATGCACGTGGACCACGGCCTCGGCCTGTACCTGTTCGCGAACGCCAACCGGCGGGCGCCGACCAACATGCACAACAACGCGATCTCGGTGAACAGCATGCACCGGATCCGCGCGGCCCAGGACCTCGCGCTCTACAACCTGACCCTGACCGAGGAGATCGACGGGTTCGACGGCAGCGCGCACCTGCAGA encodes the following:
- a CDS encoding toluene hydroxylase, producing MTTTQQERSVPKPVFTDAEAGAKEFPDSKARRYNYYKPQKRKQSHYEDVTVEVQPDPRHYLSQGWLYGFSDGRGGYPMDWTVLKAWGSDQPSPHRGPGSGGMFVEEWPATGWHEFRDPNEEWELTLYRYNSNVVRQVTQNIESARQAKAFDQWNPNWVRFVEQHVGAWMHVDHGLGLYLFANANRRAPTNMHNNAISVNSMHRIRAAQDLALYNLTLTEEIDGFDGSAHLQTWNSDPVWQGVRELAERLTGIDDWCEAIFAANVVFEPLVGELFRSQLIQQAAPRNGDFVTPTVIGAAEYDFAERDLRYTTAMFELLTADREFAGHNIAILQDWMSTWTAQALSAARTLQPLWSQPDAKPPRFEDGLDRAKSRFSGIVTSLRLEEPKELAQ